Within the Bacteroidota bacterium genome, the region GTCTCCGAGCAGGTCCAGGCGAGCCTCGGCCAGGATGAGCTCCTCTTTCGGGCCCTGCGCCCCCCGCTGTTGGGCACGCACATACACGAGATCCGGCCCGACGGCCAGCGCGACGTTCGCCGTAAGCGTCCAGGGCGTAGTGGTCCAGGCCAGAAGATGGGTGTTCGGGGCGTCCCGCAGCGGAAAGCGGACGTATACAGAAGGGTCCTCCACCTCTTCATAACCTAGGCCCACCTCGTGCGAGGACAGGGCCGTGCCGCATTTGGGGCAGTATGGCTGGATCTTGTATCCCCGGTAGAGCAAGCCCCGGTTATAACACTGCTGCAGGATCCACCACAGGGTCTCGATGTAGCGGTTGTCGAAGGTGATGTACGGATGCTCTAGATCCACCCAATAGCCCATGCGCCGGGTGAGCTCATCCCAGAGCTCTTTGTAGCGGAGCACAGATTGCCGGCAATGGGCGTTGAAGGCGGCTATGCCGAAACGCTCGATCTGTTCCCGTCCTTGAATGCCCAGCTCCTTTTCGACCTCGATCTCCACGGGCAAGCCGTGCGTGTCCCAACCGGCCTTGCGCAGCACGCGATAGCCTTTCTGGGTCCGATAACGACAAAACAGATCCTTGATCGTCCGGGCCATAACGTGGTGAATGCCCGGCCGACCGTTGGCCGTGGGAGGTCCCTCGTAGAAAGTGAACTCAAGCCCTCCTTCCCGAGCAGTGAGGCTCTTCTCAAAGATGCTATTGGCCTCCCACCAAGCTAAGATCTCCGCTTCCAGGGTAGGGTAGTGTAGGGACTTAAACTCCGGGAAACGTCGCTGCATAACCGCGCACCGCTTTTGCAAAAGCGACATACAAGCTACGAAAAATCAGCCCGGACCGCCAAGGTCCTCGGGGAAGCGATCCGGATAGCCCGTTATGATCCCATCGGCCCCGGCCCGAAGCAGACGGCGCATCGCATCTGGATCGTCAACCGTCCAATACTGCACGCCCAAGCCCTGCGCCTTAAGCCAGCCGATCCAAGCCGAACTGTCGAGCCGGATCAGACCGAGACCTTCGGGAGGATACCGAGGCGGAATCTGGACCAAAGCGAAGGGCCAAGGGGGGCGACCTAGCTTCAGTCGGAGCCATAGGACTTCACGATAGCCGGCGCTGGTTGCGACTTGCGGCATGAGGGCGCGAAAGCGCCGTAGCTGGCGCGTGTAAAAGGAGCCCACCAGGAGGCGATCTTGATCGGCCCTTCCGCGCAGCAAGCGCACCAGCGCCTCAACCGCTTCGGGCCGGCTTTCTTTTAATTCGATCGTGAGGGGCACTTCGGGAAACGCCTCCAGGACCTCTTCCAGCAAGGGGATGCGCACACCCCGGTCCCGAAACGGAAAAGTGCGGCCTCCGTCTGGGGAAAACCTGTAGCCGGCATCCAGCCGGCGAAGCTGTGCGTACGGGTAGGCGCGCACGGGGCCACGGCCGTCTGTAGTGCGCTCCAGGGTGGCGTCATGCAGCACGACGAGCCGTCCGTCGGCACATAGCCGCACGTCGAGCTCCAGCCCGTCGGCTCCGAGCTCCAGCGCCCGGGCGAAGGCCACCAGGGTGTTTTCCGGGGCGTGCCCGGAGGCGCCGCGATGGGCGATGTTCCGAGCCCAACGGGGCACAGGTCAACTGGCTTTTTTAAGGAGTTCGCGGGCCTCAGCCCGGTATTCGCTGTCCTTGACGTCTACGGGGGGCATTTGGAGGGCCCGCTCCAGGACGGCTCGAGCCTCCTGTTTGCGGCCCAGCTCCAGCAGGCTTTTGGCTAACTCGACCCGATGCCGAATGGCATCCCGGATCCGCAGGGCGCGCTCAAGATGTTCCACCGCTTTTTCGTAAGAGGCCTCCGGCAGGCCGCCGTATACGATCCGCACGATCGCACGGGCCATAAAGCCCAAGCCGGCCACCTCATGGTGCCACCGGCCCAAGATGTGGTGCAGATCGTCGTCGTTCGGGTTAAGGGCCAGGGCGCGCTCCGCGCTCTCCTTGACTTGCCGGGACATCTCGATTTTCGTGCGGGTATCGGAGATCAGCCCCACGCGACCAGCCGCGATGGCCACGTATTTGTGCGCGTCTGCGCTGCGGCCGTCCGCGGATACGGCCTTCCGGGCGTGTTCCAGGGCCTCCAGGTAAAGCTTGCGCTGCGTTGCGCGCTCGGAAACGCGCTCGCCCCAATCGACCTTAGCCCGCGCTAGCCGCCAAAGCACCTCCGCACTGCGGGGCTCTAGCTGATGGGCTCGCTCTAAGACCGACAAAGCCTGGGCAAACTGCCCCTGCGCGCGCAGCGCATCGGCCTGCGCTACGAGATCGAGCGCAGATTGCGCTCCGGCGGCCCGGATCGAAGCCAGCGCGACCGCCCATGCCAACACGAGAGCTCGCATGACCACGCCTCCCCTGTAGATGTTCGAAGAAGATAGGCGCTTTAAGGCGACGGCGCTAGGCTCACGAAAACCCATAGCAGGCCCGGTGACGCAGGCGCGCCTCTGGGGCCGTGCGAAGCAGCAGCTCAGCAAACTCCTCCAGCAGCGCTTCGACCGATGAGCGGGCCTCCGAAGGCGCATACACGGCCGCGGCCACCCGACGCGTGCCGGGCTCGATTTTC harbors:
- a CDS encoding glycerophosphodiester phosphodiesterase, which encodes MPRWARNIAHRGASGHAPENTLVAFARALELGADGLELDVRLCADGRLVVLHDATLERTTDGRGPVRAYPYAQLRRLDAGYRFSPDGGRTFPFRDRGVRIPLLEEVLEAFPEVPLTIELKESRPEAVEALVRLLRGRADQDRLLVGSFYTRQLRRFRALMPQVATSAGYREVLWLRLKLGRPPWPFALVQIPPRYPPEGLGLIRLDSSAWIGWLKAQGLGVQYWTVDDPDAMRRLLRAGADGIITGYPDRFPEDLGGPG
- a CDS encoding tetratricopeptide repeat protein; the encoded protein is MRALVLAWAVALASIRAAGAQSALDLVAQADALRAQGQFAQALSVLERAHQLEPRSAEVLWRLARAKVDWGERVSERATQRKLYLEALEHARKAVSADGRSADAHKYVAIAAGRVGLISDTRTKIEMSRQVKESAERALALNPNDDDLHHILGRWHHEVAGLGFMARAIVRIVYGGLPEASYEKAVEHLERALRIRDAIRHRVELAKSLLELGRKQEARAVLERALQMPPVDVKDSEYRAEARELLKKAS